TGTAAGAACTTCTGCAGGAGTCAAAGATGTGTTGGAAGCTCACCCAGACTTCCTTCTTTCAGAGCTCTAGAAAAGAAGCAGGAAAATGGTGAAACCATTGAGCTGTCAGCCGAGGGCCGGCCTGAACTGGTGCAGGAGAAAGAGCTACCCGTGGTGGACTGCACGTGCTTTGGCCTGCCCAGGCGCTACATTATTGCCATCCTCTCCGGTATTGGCTTCTGCATCTCCTTTGGTATCAGGTGCAACCTGGGCGTGGCCATCGTCAGCATGGTCAACAGCCACACCATCTTCAGAGACAACAAGGAGGTCATAGTGGTGAGTGATGACTCAACAGTGTCAGAtgtattcagtgtttttaaacAGAACATAGCCTCTTTCTTTTCAAAACAGCCTGTAAATTAGGCGAGTGTTTCATCATCGACGACTCATTTTCATCAGGATCTCTGAAACGTCCCGACACAACTTTCTAGAACTGACTGAAGAAAAAGTTTCTTTtacagggatactttgcaacttttttatatttaacaATAATTGTGCTGTCATGTACTAAAACGATCCTTTTCAgggttaaaggttgaatatggaatgcTGACACTGGCGGACACTCTggcgaactctggtgttcagaggtggtatcgCAGCAAGAAGACTAATTTTCCAGCAGTCGGGATgatggttcactgctgacactttccagcaccatgttcagagacaaatcgtacagaatgaggactcatttctactaataTGTTTATGTTACAGCAGTATTTACTTTTAGAACTGGGGCTGTTagattctgggctcagaatcagctgcttgacttgttacgtctgccattttacacagtcccaaccTTGCCTTGCTGAGCAGACCTTTTAGCGCAGtggcgccctctagtggctgtTCGATGTAAACAAAAACACAGCATCATGCCCGACAGAAAAAACAtttgattatttatctttttaaatatagcttttaaatgataaactgtacattcattctgcacgcCTCTGAATGCCCCGCGGaggtattttttgtttttttaatatagttttttattaaaatgttccatattctaactttaatgaaaggccatccagcccctatcaccccctgtggccagaatattccacttgcaactttagaCTGGCAGGCCACTCTGATGCAATTTAGAAAAAAtgtagctgacatacctggcgctgcagtctgcttccagcatgtttcctgcttgttttagatcatgaacacaatgcatttgtttaatttagtgaggaaacactcctgtagacaccaaagAAGActgagagacatttcagctgttagattaaggtgttaaaaacacgaacgcacagcgaggagatacgttttcctttctgttctacaaacggacactagagtGTGCTAAAAGCAaatcaaaactgcctagtctccctttaaatttCAGGTTTCTTTTTTTTGCAATTACTCAGTATCAAGTGTTGCTATGAGAATTCCAATGAGGGGATATGTTTTATGCTATCACAAGAGAGTGTACCTCTTGTTATGCTCAAGGTAGAGGAAGGCCCTCATACCTCTGCAAATGTCTTTAATAAAGTCAACAGTACCATCCATAATTACTGTAACAAATCCAGGATCGacctaaataaaaaagcaaatgTCAACAACAAGAAAAACAAATCTAAGAGAAAAAATAACACGATCATATTGATTATTATAAATGAAGTGAAGTACTGTGGTTTTTTCTGTAGGGGTCACTGTTCACTTATAATTTAACTCAAAGTGCACCAACAGAGCCTGTTTTTAATGCTATACaaatttcatcatcatcatcatcatcattattattattattattattattattataaattgcAGCTTTAGGTAAAATGTATTTCCAGATGCATCATTTCCCCTCTCTATCCCAAACAGGAAGCACAGTTCAGCTGGGATCCAGAAACAGTGGGAATGATCCATGGCTCTTTTTTCTGGGGATACATAGTCACCCAAATCCCCGGAGGGTTCATCTGCCAAAAGTTTGCCGCAAACAGGTCTGCTTATTCTCCTTAAAGTGTATTATATTCAAAATAATTCTGAATTCTGAATAATCTCTTCTTTTTCATTATTGTTTCAGGGTTTTTGGCTTTGCTGTCGTGGCGACATCCTGCCTGAACATGCTGATCCCTTCAGCAGCACGGATACACTTTGGATGTGTGATCCTCGTGAGAATATTGCAAGGTCTCGTAGAGGTGCGTTATTCTCCTCCTAATTAGCACTTCTGTTTACAAACACTAAAAATGTGTACATTTTAGAGTTTTAATCACAAAGTCTGGTCCTGACCTACAGGGTGTTTCATATCCAGCCTGTCATGGGATTTGGGCTAAATGGGCTCCTCCTCTTGAAAGAAGCCGACTGGCCACAACTGCCTTTTGTGGTGAGTTCAGGAACACTGATCCTGTCTTTAAAACATTCTCACCAAACAGCAGAGCTCAGATCGTTAGCTTGATAAGTAAAAACTAAGTTAATTCGTTAACTTCGTGAACAAATCCAATTTTGTTCATGTAGTGCTTTCCCCTGTCTTTaagggagcccaaggcgctgaacctgACATTAACTAAATCATAAAATAACAGAGAAAAACTAAAAAAGTTGTAGCAGCACACAAAATAGTAATTAAGAAGATAAAACACAGATGATGAAATTCTAAAAATTATGTTACATAAAAGTCAGACGATAAAATTTATTCTTCAAGCAACTCTTAAAGACCAGCAGTGATGTTATTTTTCTAAATACTGTTGATTTTGTAAAAATGTGCAAGACTTGTGGTAAACCAGATGTTTTTCCTTTCCTAGGCTCATATGCAGGAGCTGTGATCGCCATGCCTTTAGCTGGGATCCTGGTCCAGTACTCAGGGTGGTCGTCTGTCTTCTACGTCTACGGTAATACACCGACTTCCATCTAAACCTCCAGTCAGATGGATCCAAACTCAGGAAATTAGTGTTTAAAACTCAACAACAGAGTTCTCTGGTtcaatattagtgaaaaaggattAAAAGTTTAGACATGACAATAGTTCTGCTTGTGCTGAcacagaaacacaaaaggagCTGATACAAAACAAAAAGGACCCGAAACCACAACTGGCAGGGATTGCAAATAGAAATGAATGTCCCACATATGATTTACAGAGGAGCTTTAATGTTTGGACATGGAAATTAATTATTCTCTTATAAATTTCACTGAAAACAACTTTTGATTTTGATATAAGACAAATATCTAAAAATCAttcaaagaaataaataaaaaaaacagcaaaataccCTTGTATTTACAGCGGCCtgtacctaaatcttttattttcttatttttttccctAATTTGTAATCATCGATCATTGTAttgtataattttatgactttgtttttatctttatgtgtttattgcgttatttgttttgttttgatttatgtGGAACACTTTGTGactttctgtctgtgatgagtgctaaaatacataaaatgtactggtaacactttataataagtgcACATTAACTAATGCTTAATAGTGTgcacttattataaagtgttaccaatgTACTTACTTACAAGATGtgataaaaattactgttgtttaaacCCATTTATTCACATTTTATCCCTGTGAGGGGCACGATTAATTGTCGGTATccaacacgttttagttttaactctgcttcaacacacctgatttccatcagcaggtgattaacgggcttctgcagagcctgatgagctgctgcacaggtgattcaaccactgaatcaagtgactTAGAAAACATagcgctgacatacctggtgctgaattctgcttccagcacatttcctgcttgttttagatcacaaacacagctgttttgtttaatttagtgatgagccactcctgtagacactaatgaaggctgaggagacatttcagctgttagattaaggtgttaaaaagacgaacaaacagcaaggagatagattttggtttcagttctacaaacggacactaggggacgCTTAAAGCAAACCAAAATTGCTGAGAAAAAAAATTCCAATTGAAATAATTTGAcatttttaacaaattaataaatgGAAGATATATTTGTTTTATGAAAAATTTACATGGTCGTAAAAGCATGGAATGAAAACCAGTTGAATCAGACAAGATGCTTGGATGTAGCTACTCTTGATTCGCTTTGTTTCTAGACTTTTCCAACCGTATCCACTGAGTCCAAGCCTGTTTTCTTTTAAACGTTTCCTCCAGCTTCCTCTTGTTCagcttttatttatgtatttgtttgttttcttgtgaaccaGGAAGTTTTGGTATCCTCTGGTACTGCTTCTGGATCCTGGTTTCATACGAGAGTCCAGCGGCACACCCCACCATCACAGAGGAGGAGAGGAAATATATCGAGGAGAGCATCGGCGAGTCAGCCCAGCACTCAGTGACGGTCAGCTAAGGCAGATTTGGATTAGTATGCATCAGATCTCAGGCCTGCACTTTATATCCTTGCATCAGTGTTTAAACAAAGTGTAGAGAAACTGCACACAAGAAGAGGCTGAGTCATGCAGAAGTAACAGCTTATCACACCGACAGCAGCAGACAGATTTAGAAACCCTgacaatctaaaaaaaaaacgttcCACTCTAGCACCTTCTCACCGAGCTCAAGGTTCTACCAACAAACTGATCTTATAAACAACTTCTGTATGTTCATTTTGTGTATTTTGTCAACTTGTTTTGTTCttttgaaacacagagaaaaagaGTTGTTCTTTACTTTGTTTGCTAACGTTTCGGCTAATTATAGCTGTTTCATATGCATCCATTTGTGTATATGTTGAATATAGCTATTCAGTTAAGTAAAAGGAAATAAGTGAAACTATTTGTATTATAGAAATTTAACACACCGTGGAGGGCCTTCTTCACCTCCATGCCAGTGTACGCCATCATTGTAGCCAATTTCTGCAGAAGCTGGACCTTCTACTTGCTCCTCATCAGCCAGCCGGCCTATTTTGAGGAGGTGTTTGGATTTGAAATTAGCAAGGTAACTCCATGTAATCCTGCTCCACTTTAAAATGAATGACTACCTCACTTACAATGGGTGCTTTCTCTTACACGTCTAGGTTGGCATAGTGTCAGCTCTACCCCATCTGGTCATGACCATCATTGTGCCCATCGGAGGCCAAATCGCTGACTATTTGCGCTCTAACCAGATCATGACCACGACTAACGTCAGGAAACTTATGAACTGTGGGGGTAAGAATTAAAAAAGTACCATATTTGTGTGTTTGGTGTCAGTTTACAGCAATATCTGGTGTTTTacctttaaagctacaatggaaaatccagaggtgtggactcgagtcacatgacttggactcaagtcagacttgagtcattattttaatgacttctgacatgacttgataaaatctataaagacttatgactggACAcagacttgaacaccaatgacttgcgacttgaatcgacttgcatatgttgacttgatgatgacttgatgacgacttgagcatatttgatattttagcacaaaagtggcacgacatggacaaaaatcataaattattCTTCgttgcagcactttgtttataatcagtttcagttgcactttctgcttgtttcagcaaataaatgaagctttaagaagttttatttctgggATTTATTTATTGTCATCATCATTAaagtgaagttggacagatgacttgattaagacttgaaaattctaagttaaggacttagacttgacttggacttccacatcattgactttgggctagacttggacttgattgtctttaacttggacttgactcgagagttctttttttttctttgggtctttattttggtttatagcattaacataaaatttttcttttcaaacaaaacaatagttgactggaaagacttgtgacttacttgtgacttgcaaagcagtgacttggtcacacttcTGGGAAAATCTGCAAACAGTCTGAGATTTATTTTTTAACGCCTATTAACAAAGTTCTAACattgtatagctataaatatattgaggAGGTTTAAAAAAATCAAGTGGTTCTGCCAGATTTGTCCAAAAACCTCAGCCAAAAACACGGCTCAGTCCGAAACCGATTGGACTATCCAGTTGTCTTTTTCACCGGACCACCGCtcttctgcacttccctgggtcgtcCGttcgcgtatttagcaacagaacactactgatgtgagaggttctctgttcAGTAAAATCAAAGCCAAAGGAACCGTCTCTGTCGAGTCACAATGAAGACATGCTTCTCTGATCACGTGACGCAGGTGAGGCATTTACTCAATCAAGTGACGATTActttggcttgggtc
This Nothobranchius furzeri strain GRZ-AD chromosome 16, NfurGRZ-RIMD1, whole genome shotgun sequence DNA region includes the following protein-coding sequences:
- the LOC107388083 gene encoding vesicular glutamate transporter 1, translated to MEIRPDRFKSVAAKTLGKVYGALEKKQENGETIELSAEGRPELVQEKELPVVDCTCFGLPRRYIIAILSGIGFCISFGIRCNLGVAIVSMVNSHTIFRDNKEVIVEAQFSWDPETVGMIHGSFFWGYIVTQIPGGFICQKFAANRVFGFAVVATSCLNMLIPSAARIHFGCVILVRILQGLVEGVSYPACHGIWAKWAPPLERSRLATTAFCGSYAGAVIAMPLAGILVQYSGWSSVFYVYGSFGILWYCFWILVSYESPAAHPTITEEERKYIEESIGESAQHSVTKFNTPWRAFFTSMPVYAIIVANFCRSWTFYLLLISQPAYFEEVFGFEISKVGIVSALPHLVMTIIVPIGGQIADYLRSNQIMTTTNVRKLMNCGGFGMEATLLLVVGFSHTKGVAITFLVLAVGFSGFAISGFNVNHLDIAPRYASILMGISNGVGTLSGMVCPLIVGAMTKNKTREEWQGVFLIASIVHYGGVLFYGIFASGEKQPWAEPEELSVEKCGILDEDELANETEELYRTSGGAGYGAMNLASDPNGAGGGWVSDWDKTDEYIQPAGTNNYLYGDEGDRELT